One segment of Dolichospermum sp. DET69 DNA contains the following:
- a CDS encoding TIGR03960 family B12-binding radical SAM protein encodes MAVLVEQLITPDILKPARYLGNERLAVHKPWDTATIRWVLTYPEVYEVGASNLGHIILYNILNAQPRQLCDRAYLPGADLAAKLRTTQTPLFAVESKRWLTDFDILGFSLSYELGCTNILEMLDLARIPLTREERLQGNYPLIFAGGQTATSNPEPYTDFFDFIVLGDGEELLPEIGLVLEEGKKSGLNRQELLLDLAQIPGVYVPQFYEMGEGGAVYPLRPDVPKRVLRRVATPIPAYSIGLVPYVETVHDRLTIEIRRGCTRGCRFCQPGMLTRPARDVEPEKVVEAIEKGMRETGYNEFSLLSLSCSDYLALPAVGMEIKNRLKNDNISLTLPSQRVDRFDKNIANILGGTRQGSLTFAPEAGTQRMRDIVNKGLTNEELLRGIKTAWSQGWDKIKLYFMIGLPGETDTDVIGIVETVSWLKQECWEKGRRSLNFTLTISNFTPKPHTPFQWHSVSTTEFARKQNLLRQEFRGMKNVKVNFTDFRISAMEDFIGRGDRTLGKVLRRAWELGAGMDSWYDNVDTAFTAWETAITEAGLDWKYRQVENGEWNLFATDNKEQETLSALDIPLPWDHIDTGIDKKWLQEDLQRALEAAIVPDCSFEGCSHCGVCGTDFGHNIVMAAPPIPSFAGDFVPNTTKAQRLRVCFGKQGDMALVSHLDLMRLFDRAMRRASLPITFTGGFHPGPRICLASALALGATSNGEIVDFELTQAIDVATFHAQLVKQLPTDIPVYDVVEIDIKSPSATQSLEAAEYLLTVSTAQSEGQLAQWQDWIETIRNQEEILSAHTTKSGKQQLINLRDRLWEIELISASHGELDSTAVLRYLGSCRPDGVILRPEQILSMLEIVANVEFHLLHIHRKRLVIE; translated from the coding sequence GTGGCTGTTTTAGTTGAACAATTAATCACACCGGATATTTTAAAACCTGCCCGTTACCTGGGTAACGAGCGTTTAGCAGTCCATAAGCCTTGGGATACGGCAACAATCCGCTGGGTGCTGACATATCCAGAAGTCTATGAGGTTGGAGCATCAAATTTAGGGCATATCATCTTATACAATATTTTGAATGCCCAACCTCGCCAGTTATGCGATCGCGCATACTTACCAGGGGCAGATTTAGCCGCTAAACTTCGCACCACGCAGACACCCCTGTTTGCAGTGGAATCTAAACGGTGGTTGACAGATTTCGATATTTTAGGCTTTAGTCTCAGTTACGAATTAGGATGCACCAACATTTTAGAAATGTTGGATTTAGCGAGAATCCCTCTGACCAGAGAAGAGCGGTTACAGGGAAATTACCCGCTGATATTTGCCGGTGGACAAACAGCAACATCTAACCCCGAACCCTATACAGATTTTTTCGATTTCATAGTTTTGGGAGATGGTGAAGAACTACTGCCCGAAATTGGCTTGGTTTTAGAAGAAGGGAAAAAATCAGGATTGAATCGTCAAGAACTATTACTCGACTTGGCGCAAATCCCTGGGGTATATGTACCACAGTTTTATGAAATGGGTGAAGGAGGGGCTGTATATCCCCTGCGTCCAGACGTTCCCAAACGAGTTCTGAGAAGGGTAGCCACACCCATTCCTGCTTATTCTATTGGCTTAGTCCCCTATGTAGAAACAGTTCACGACCGTCTAACTATTGAAATTCGTCGCGGTTGTACCCGTGGCTGTCGCTTTTGTCAACCAGGAATGTTGACTAGACCGGCGCGGGATGTCGAACCGGAAAAAGTGGTAGAAGCTATAGAAAAGGGAATGCGGGAAACTGGTTACAATGAGTTTTCCCTCTTGTCTTTGAGTTGTTCCGATTATTTAGCCCTACCAGCGGTGGGGATGGAAATTAAAAATCGCTTAAAAAATGATAATATTTCCTTAACTTTACCTAGTCAAAGAGTAGATAGGTTTGATAAAAATATTGCCAATATCCTGGGAGGAACACGCCAAGGTAGCTTAACCTTTGCTCCGGAAGCAGGTACTCAACGGATGCGGGATATTGTCAATAAGGGTTTGACTAATGAAGAATTGTTAAGGGGAATCAAAACAGCTTGGTCACAAGGCTGGGATAAAATCAAGCTGTATTTCATGATTGGTTTACCCGGTGAAACAGATACGGATGTTATCGGGATTGTAGAAACGGTAAGCTGGTTAAAGCAAGAATGTTGGGAAAAGGGCAGAAGATCACTGAATTTTACTTTGACCATTTCTAACTTTACTCCCAAACCCCATACTCCCTTTCAATGGCATTCAGTTTCCACCACAGAATTTGCGAGAAAACAAAACCTACTGCGACAAGAATTTCGGGGGATGAAAAATGTGAAAGTAAATTTCACTGATTTTCGCATCTCCGCCATGGAAGACTTTATTGGCAGAGGCGATCGCACTTTGGGGAAAGTGTTACGTCGAGCGTGGGAACTGGGTGCAGGCATGGATTCTTGGTATGATAATGTAGATACAGCATTTACAGCTTGGGAAACAGCCATTACCGAAGCCGGTCTAGACTGGAAATATCGTCAAGTCGAAAATGGCGAGTGGAATCTATTTGCTACCGACAACAAGGAACAAGAAACCCTATCAGCTCTAGATATTCCCTTACCTTGGGATCATATTGATACTGGCATTGATAAAAAGTGGCTGCAAGAAGACTTGCAACGCGCTTTAGAAGCGGCAATTGTCCCTGATTGCTCTTTTGAAGGTTGTTCTCATTGTGGAGTCTGTGGCACTGATTTCGGTCATAATATTGTTATGGCTGCACCACCCATTCCCAGCTTTGCCGGTGATTTTGTTCCCAACACCACCAAAGCCCAACGATTGCGAGTATGCTTTGGCAAACAAGGGGATATGGCTTTAGTAAGTCACTTAGATTTGATGCGCCTATTTGATCGAGCTATGCGCCGTGCCAGTTTGCCTATCACATTCACAGGTGGTTTTCATCCTGGACCGAGGATTTGTCTAGCCAGTGCTTTAGCTTTAGGTGCTACCAGTAATGGGGAAATCGTTGATTTTGAATTGACCCAAGCAATTGATGTAGCAACTTTTCATGCCCAATTAGTTAAGCAACTACCTACTGACATTCCTGTATATGATGTGGTAGAAATAGATATCAAATCTCCTTCTGCTACCCAATCTCTGGAAGCAGCCGAGTATTTACTCACAGTGTCTACAGCCCAAAGCGAAGGACAACTTGCCCAATGGCAAGATTGGATTGAAACTATTAGAAATCAAGAGGAGATTTTATCGGCACATACAACCAAATCAGGTAAGCAACAATTAATAAATCTGCGCGACCGCTTGTGGGAGATAGAATTAATATCAGCATCTCACGGAGAATTAGACTCAACAGCAGTATTGCGTTATTTGGGTAGTTGTCGTCCTGACGGTGTGATCTTGCGTCCTGAGCAAATATTGTCTATGCTAGAAATTGTGGCTAATGTAGAATTTCACCTCTTACATATCCACCGCAAACGTCTAGTTATCGAATAA
- the clpS gene encoding ATP-dependent Clp protease adapter ClpS produces the protein MSVETIEKRSTSRKLAPRYRVLLHNDDYNPMEYVVQVLMTTVNSITQPQAVSIMMEAHQNGLALVITCAQEHAEFYSETLNNHGLSSTIEPDE, from the coding sequence GTGTCAGTCGAAACTATTGAGAAGCGTTCTACATCCCGCAAGCTTGCGCCTCGGTATCGCGTCTTGCTCCATAACGATGATTATAACCCGATGGAGTACGTGGTACAAGTGCTAATGACTACGGTTAATAGCATCACCCAACCACAAGCTGTTAGTATCATGATGGAAGCTCACCAGAATGGGTTAGCTTTAGTTATTACTTGCGCTCAGGAACACGCGGAGTTCTATTCTGAAACCCTCAACAATCATGGTTTAAGCAGTACGATTGAACCTGATGAATAG